From a region of the Neobacillus niacini genome:
- a CDS encoding CynX/NimT family MFS transporter, producing the protein MELLESKANTKSTYIYFFIAGIVLIAFNLRPAITSLGPLVGMIQEDVGLAHWSAGLLMSLPLVVFAVMSPLVPKIASRVTNELTLIIGLSFLLIGIAIRSIPMTFFLFTGTLLAGMGIAIGNVLLPAVVKDKFPHKFGLMTSVYSTSMGLIASLASGISIPLAIDLGLGWQGAQIVWTIPVVVAILVWILLRKNNVRDNSRAIKQQEGSASNTMWRTPLAWQIAIFMGFQSFLFYVTISWLPEILHSHGMSMQTAGWMLSFTQLVGLPASFFIPVLAGRSQSQVWIAFMLGMFSIVGYSGLLLGSSYPVLIMSIALIGFALGGAFPLALSYIGLRARSANQSAELSGMTQSTGYLLAAVGPLFIGYLYDMAHSWTLPIVTLIVVSMVIVVFGMLSGRNRYV; encoded by the coding sequence TTGGAGTTATTGGAATCAAAAGCAAATACAAAATCAACTTATATATATTTTTTTATTGCCGGGATTGTTCTTATCGCCTTTAATCTGCGCCCAGCAATTACATCGCTCGGACCGTTAGTGGGGATGATTCAGGAGGATGTAGGTCTGGCACATTGGAGTGCAGGTTTATTGATGAGCTTGCCTTTAGTGGTGTTCGCGGTCATGTCTCCACTCGTTCCCAAAATAGCGTCTCGGGTCACAAATGAATTAACCTTAATTATAGGGTTATCATTTCTTTTAATTGGCATTGCGATCCGGTCAATCCCTATGACCTTTTTCCTCTTCACCGGAACTCTTTTGGCGGGAATGGGAATTGCAATTGGAAATGTTTTGTTGCCAGCGGTGGTTAAGGACAAGTTTCCACACAAATTCGGTTTAATGACTAGTGTTTATTCAACATCGATGGGATTAATTGCGTCCTTAGCCTCAGGGATCAGTATTCCTTTAGCAATCGATTTGGGCCTTGGGTGGCAAGGGGCACAAATTGTATGGACCATACCAGTGGTAGTGGCAATCCTAGTGTGGATACTTCTTCGAAAAAATAATGTAAGGGACAATTCGAGAGCCATAAAACAGCAGGAGGGTTCCGCCTCCAATACCATGTGGCGCACTCCTCTGGCATGGCAAATCGCCATTTTTATGGGATTTCAGTCCTTTTTATTTTATGTAACCATTTCTTGGCTGCCTGAGATCTTGCATAGTCATGGAATGAGTATGCAAACAGCCGGCTGGATGCTTTCCTTTACCCAGTTAGTAGGATTACCGGCAAGTTTCTTCATTCCCGTCCTCGCAGGACGTTCTCAATCACAGGTATGGATTGCATTCATGTTAGGGATGTTCTCCATTGTTGGTTATAGTGGATTACTGTTAGGTTCATCGTATCCGGTTTTAATCATGAGTATTGCCTTAATTGGATTCGCATTGGGAGGAGCCTTTCCCTTAGCGCTAAGCTATATTGGTCTTCGTGCTCGGAGTGCCAATCAATCTGCTGAGTTATCTGGAATGACACAATCAACAGGTTACCTCCTTGCAGCAGTGGGTCCTTTGTTTATTGGCTATTTATATGATATGGCGCATTCTTGGACCCTTCCCATCGTTACCTTGATTGTCGTTTCAATGGTCATTGTGGTATTTGGAATGTTGTCCGGTCGGAATAGGTATGTATAA
- a CDS encoding glycosyltransferase family 4 protein has protein sequence MGRRLKIAMISPGTFPISGGRSSSIEMLMKKLASLFQKEADVFMFGKRFRKQPEWETKGSITYYRYTSSKGKTYINQSIEQLKVLKPDIIHIENRPRFAKAVRLAIPNAKIVLALQSTLFMSRPYIGKEELVTCLESADAIIVNSHFLKNYMIKETLCSASKISVNHLGVDTDQFQPKWHHEQKAKAELLKKEWGVTDRKILLYSGRLVKIKGVHHILAAMPELVKVDPSIVLVIAGSSLSPTSDNLGYEARLLELAEKVKGHVIFASFITHDEIHTWYQMADLLLVPSAAEPFGLVNVEAMAVGTPVIGTNSGGIPEIIQHGKTGILIDPERVVQELTWQILKLFSRPEKIMKMGVDSAIHVRANFTWVRTAQRQLALYRDLLEKR, from the coding sequence GTGGGTAGAAGGTTAAAGATCGCGATGATTTCACCAGGTACTTTTCCGATTTCTGGTGGAAGATCTAGTTCGATTGAGATGTTAATGAAGAAACTGGCAAGTCTTTTTCAAAAAGAGGCAGATGTTTTTATGTTTGGAAAAAGGTTTAGGAAGCAGCCTGAATGGGAAACGAAGGGTTCCATTACTTACTATCGTTATACCTCCTCCAAGGGGAAAACGTATATTAACCAAAGTATTGAGCAGCTGAAGGTATTAAAGCCGGATATTATTCACATTGAAAATCGCCCTCGATTTGCCAAGGCCGTCCGTTTAGCAATCCCAAACGCCAAAATCGTCTTGGCTCTCCAGTCTACACTATTTATGTCCCGGCCGTATATTGGCAAAGAGGAATTGGTCACCTGTTTGGAGAGTGCCGATGCGATTATCGTTAATAGCCATTTTTTAAAGAATTATATGATAAAAGAAACGCTGTGTTCTGCTTCCAAGATTTCCGTTAATCATTTAGGAGTAGACACTGATCAATTTCAACCTAAATGGCATCATGAACAGAAAGCCAAGGCGGAACTGTTAAAAAAAGAATGGGGTGTAACAGATAGGAAAATCCTCCTTTATTCCGGCAGGCTCGTTAAAATCAAAGGTGTTCATCATATCCTTGCGGCAATGCCTGAGTTGGTAAAAGTAGACCCTTCGATCGTCCTAGTTATTGCAGGAAGTTCTCTTTCTCCAACTTCCGACAACCTTGGATATGAAGCACGTTTACTTGAACTTGCTGAAAAAGTGAAGGGTCATGTGATATTTGCCTCTTTTATAACTCATGATGAGATCCACACTTGGTATCAAATGGCGGACTTGCTTTTGGTCCCATCTGCCGCTGAACCATTCGGACTTGTGAATGTCGAGGCAATGGCAGTAGGAACTCCTGTTATTGGAACAAACTCAGGGGGAATACCAGAAATCATCCAACATGGAAAAACAGGTATTCTTATTGATCCAGAAAGGGTGGTTCAGGAACTAACTTGGCAGATTCTCAAATTGTTTTCTCGTCCTGAAAAAATCATGAAGATGGGCGTGGACAGCGCCATACACGTTAGAGCGAACTTCACCTGGGTTCGTACTGCGCAAAGGCAGTTAGCCTTATACCGAGACTTACTAGAAAAAAGATGA